From Pseudomonas sp. CCI4.2, one genomic window encodes:
- a CDS encoding NADH:ubiquinone oxidoreductase, which translates to MRVIWLATLLWMTSNEVWAEACVVHTQAERLDVKVCQENRNIPTKLFHDGFCQPQFAGQKVDVVFVEQCPTGAFGVCSNAQVANMPYHQNIHYYGVATDAHYLKPFCEGQSQGQWLTP; encoded by the coding sequence ATGCGCGTGATCTGGCTGGCGACACTGTTATGGATGACATCGAATGAGGTTTGGGCCGAAGCTTGCGTGGTACACACTCAAGCCGAACGCCTCGACGTCAAAGTTTGCCAGGAGAACCGAAACATCCCGACGAAGCTTTTTCACGACGGCTTTTGCCAACCGCAATTTGCCGGGCAAAAAGTCGACGTCGTCTTTGTCGAGCAATGCCCCACCGGCGCCTTTGGCGTGTGCAGCAATGCCCAAGTCGCCAATATGCCCTATCACCAAAATATTCACTATTACGGCGTTGCTACCGACGCTCACTACCTCAAGCCTTTTTGCGAAGGACAAAGTCAAGGCCAGTGGCTAACACCGTAA
- a CDS encoding DUF3301 domain-containing protein, protein MLTLGNLFVLMVLATCAAWLWHSHGLREQALARVKQHCAKLDIELLDGNVALRRLTFARDANGTKRLARVYNFEFTVTGEQRHPGTITMFGAHTAQIVLAPYPFEIKTPPPSANVIEMSEWRENHIKRKL, encoded by the coding sequence ATGCTGACGCTGGGTAATCTTTTTGTCTTGATGGTCTTGGCAACCTGCGCCGCATGGCTCTGGCATTCCCATGGTTTGCGTGAGCAAGCATTGGCGCGGGTTAAGCAACACTGCGCCAAACTCGACATCGAATTGCTTGACGGCAACGTAGCGCTGCGTCGCCTGACATTTGCACGCGATGCCAATGGCACAAAGCGCTTGGCTCGCGTGTATAACTTTGAGTTCACCGTAACCGGCGAGCAGCGGCACCCCGGCACGATCACAATGTTCGGCGCCCACACCGCGCAAATCGTGCTGGCACCCTACCCGTTTGAAATCAAAACTCCACCGCCAAGCGCCAACGTCATCGAGATGAGCGAATGGCGCGAAAACCATATCAAGCGCAAGTTGTAA
- a CDS encoding Tim44 domain-containing protein, producing the protein MQRFFSIVMVLCIGLTMSLDANARFGGGKSFGSAPSHQMRQAPTSSPSAAPGAAGAAAAAARPAGGASRWLGPLAGLAAGGLLASMFMGGGFHGMQFFDILIMAIIGFVIFRFIAARRRKQPDMAAAGHTPFQRETHEPPAQASMFGGSSAASAPAPVIQAPAWFNESRFLDAARGHFQSLQQHWDANEMDKIAEFVTPQMLQFLKQERANLGDGFQSTYIDNLTVQLDGLDDRSDKTVATLTFSGLSKTSRFDQGEVFSESWNMERPQGDNQPWLVAGIRQNG; encoded by the coding sequence ATGCAACGTTTTTTTAGCATCGTAATGGTGTTGTGCATCGGGCTCACAATGAGCCTCGACGCCAACGCGCGCTTCGGTGGCGGCAAGTCCTTCGGTTCAGCGCCAAGCCATCAAATGCGCCAAGCGCCGACTTCTTCTCCATCTGCCGCACCGGGTGCTGCAGGTGCCGCAGCCGCTGCTGCTCGTCCTGCTGGCGGCGCGTCGCGCTGGTTGGGTCCTTTAGCCGGCCTCGCAGCCGGTGGCTTACTGGCCTCGATGTTCATGGGCGGCGGCTTCCACGGCATGCAGTTCTTCGACATCCTGATCATGGCCATCATCGGCTTCGTGATTTTCCGGTTTATCGCCGCACGTCGTCGCAAGCAGCCTGACATGGCTGCCGCTGGCCACACGCCGTTTCAGCGTGAAACCCATGAACCACCGGCTCAAGCCTCAATGTTCGGTGGGTCGTCCGCAGCTTCTGCACCGGCGCCAGTGATCCAAGCGCCAGCCTGGTTTAACGAATCACGCTTCCTAGACGCCGCTCGTGGCCACTTCCAGTCGCTGCAACAGCACTGGGACGCCAATGAGATGGACAAGATTGCCGAGTTTGTGACGCCACAGATGTTGCAGTTCCTCAAGCAGGAACGCGCAAACCTGGGAGACGGCTTTCAGTCGACCTACATCGACAACCTGACTGTACAACTCGACGGCCTGGATGATCGCTCGGATAAAACCGTCGCCACGCTGACCTTCTCCGGCCTGTCCAAGACTTCGCGCTTCGATCAAGGCGAAGTGTTCAGCGAAAGCTGGAACATGGAGCGTCCACAAGGTGATAACCAGCCTTGGCTGGTAGCCGGTATCCGCCAAAACGGCTGA
- a CDS encoding CobW-like GTP-binding protein — MLQNIPTHVIAGPLGAGKTSLIKQLLTQKPVGERWAILINEFGQIGLDAALLTTAADGIALGEVAGGCLCCVNGAPFQIGLGRLLKSARPDRLLIEPSGLGHPAQLMEQLREPPWEGVLALQPSVLVLDAAAMAAGQPLPYSQRAALNGAGVLVMNKSAGLVPAERDKLAGLLPDKPLFWTDQGVLPLANLPGVDAQASASVDNFSPPKGLAQLPAIWTDSRQPICLSQTQPEGWSIGWRWHPSQQFELMQVQQWLNRQAWRRAKLVIHSNAGWLSGNALEGAAIHWQNSEWRRDSRLELIFSTPQDEAALQAGLAACLI; from the coding sequence ATGTTGCAGAACATCCCGACCCACGTCATTGCGGGCCCTTTAGGCGCTGGCAAAACCAGCTTGATCAAACAGCTGCTGACGCAAAAACCAGTCGGCGAGCGCTGGGCGATCTTGATTAATGAATTTGGTCAGATCGGTCTGGATGCTGCGCTGCTGACCACGGCCGCCGATGGTATCGCACTTGGCGAGGTCGCTGGCGGGTGCCTGTGTTGCGTCAACGGCGCGCCGTTTCAAATCGGTTTGGGTCGTTTGCTGAAGAGCGCGCGACCGGACCGATTGTTGATTGAGCCGTCAGGGCTTGGGCATCCGGCGCAGTTGATGGAACAGCTGCGTGAGCCGCCGTGGGAAGGCGTATTGGCGCTTCAGCCCAGCGTGTTGGTGCTGGATGCGGCGGCAATGGCGGCGGGTCAGCCATTGCCATACAGCCAGCGAGCGGCGTTGAACGGTGCGGGTGTATTGGTCATGAATAAATCTGCGGGGCTAGTTCCGGCGGAACGCGACAAACTGGCTGGGTTATTACCGGACAAACCCTTGTTCTGGACCGACCAAGGCGTTCTGCCGCTGGCCAATTTGCCCGGCGTTGATGCTCAGGCGTCCGCGTCGGTGGATAACTTCAGTCCACCAAAAGGGTTGGCGCAACTTCCGGCCATCTGGACCGATTCCCGTCAGCCCATTTGCCTAAGCCAAACTCAGCCAGAGGGTTGGAGCATCGGTTGGCGTTGGCACCCAAGCCAACAATTTGAATTGATGCAGGTTCAGCAGTGGCTTAATCGTCAGGCGTGGCGGCGGGCCAAGCTGGTTATTCACAGCAACGCGGGGTGGTTGTCAGGCAATGCGCTGGAGGGCGCTGCAATTCACTGGCAAAACAGCGAATGGCGTCGAGACTCACGGCTGGAGCTGATTTTCAGCACGCCCCAGGACGAGGCGGCGTTGCAAGCGGGACTGGCTGCCTGCTTGATCTAA
- a CDS encoding SMI1/KNR4 family protein — MEEVIEELREKNERVPVPLELPDDDVLVEIEEQLFINIPFVFKEFLLTVSDVVYGSLEPVTVMDPQSHTYLPEVCATAWDIGVPRELIPICQDGDDYYCVEEDGTVVQWSAEEELVTEESWESVWHWARDVWLES; from the coding sequence GTGGAAGAAGTCATTGAAGAGCTGCGTGAAAAGAACGAACGGGTACCAGTACCCCTTGAATTGCCTGACGATGATGTCCTGGTAGAAATCGAGGAACAGCTGTTTATCAATATTCCGTTCGTGTTCAAGGAATTCCTGCTCACCGTCAGCGACGTGGTTTACGGAAGTTTGGAACCGGTCACAGTGATGGACCCGCAATCGCACACTTATCTGCCAGAAGTGTGCGCAACGGCGTGGGACATCGGCGTACCACGTGAATTGATCCCGATCTGTCAGGACGGCGACGATTATTATTGCGTGGAAGAAGACGGCACCGTAGTGCAATGGTCCGCTGAAGAAGAGCTGGTGACTGAAGAAAGCTGGGAGTCAGTCTGGCACTGGGCCCGGGATGTCTGGCTGGAAAGCTGA
- a CDS encoding acyl-CoA thioesterase, which produces MEPGNAQLSMTVLMTPDMANFSGNVHGGTLLKYLDEVAYACASRYAGRYVVTLSVDQVIFREPIHVGELVTFLASVNYTGNTSMEVGIKVVTENIRERSVRHTNSCFFTMVAVDDQRKPATVPPLEPANSEDKRRYVQAKQRRQIRQELEKRYQEIKEEAP; this is translated from the coding sequence ATGGAACCCGGAAACGCTCAACTATCGATGACTGTCTTGATGACCCCGGACATGGCCAATTTCTCTGGCAACGTTCACGGGGGCACTTTGCTCAAATACCTCGATGAGGTCGCTTACGCCTGCGCCAGCCGCTACGCCGGGCGATATGTGGTGACGCTGTCAGTGGACCAGGTGATTTTTCGTGAACCTATTCACGTGGGCGAACTGGTGACCTTTCTTGCATCGGTCAACTACACCGGCAATACCTCGATGGAAGTCGGGATCAAGGTGGTGACTGAAAACATCCGCGAACGCTCGGTTCGACACACCAACAGCTGCTTCTTCACCATGGTGGCCGTCGACGATCAGCGCAAGCCGGCCACAGTACCGCCGCTTGAACCGGCCAACAGCGAAGATAAGCGTCGTTACGTTCAAGCCAAGCAACGGCGTCAAATTCGTCAAGAGCTTGAAAAGCGTTATCAGGAAATCAAGGAAGAAGCGCCTTAA